One part of the Tunicatimonas pelagia genome encodes these proteins:
- a CDS encoding nucleotidyl transferase AbiEii/AbiGii toxin family protein, producing the protein MNLHSNQELLQDAIQATAEMLGIREIYVEKDYWVTVALYEIFHSDIASEVVFKGGTALSKCFKLIERFSEDIDLVVLRNTGENDNQLKKKIRAVSKVVEKVLPEIAVEGLTNKRGNIRKTVHQYDKIYDGNFGQVREQVILEATWLGNFEPYTSMPVSCYISEMMQAKGQEELIKQYNMAPFDIQVLGKTRTFCEKVMGLVRFSRSPDPINDLRNKIRHVYDLHQMLKDAEVMSFFNSSDFDEMLIKVGRDDMVGYKNNNDWIPEHPAAAMIFARPNDTWKQLSTTYNTSFRELVTGELPPEEALVVTLKMVEERLQQVAWNIG; encoded by the coding sequence ATGAATCTTCACAGCAACCAGGAACTCCTTCAGGATGCCATTCAAGCGACCGCCGAAATGCTTGGTATCCGGGAAATCTACGTAGAAAAAGATTACTGGGTGACCGTAGCCTTGTACGAAATATTCCATTCCGACATAGCCAGCGAAGTAGTTTTCAAGGGAGGCACCGCCCTTTCCAAATGCTTCAAACTTATTGAGCGGTTTTCGGAGGACATTGATTTGGTCGTGCTAAGAAACACCGGCGAAAACGATAATCAGCTCAAAAAGAAAATACGAGCCGTCAGCAAAGTCGTCGAGAAGGTACTTCCGGAAATTGCGGTAGAAGGTTTGACCAACAAGCGGGGAAATATCCGAAAGACGGTTCACCAGTATGACAAAATCTACGACGGAAACTTCGGGCAGGTACGCGAGCAGGTGATACTCGAGGCTACGTGGCTAGGTAATTTTGAGCCGTATACCAGTATGCCGGTGAGTTGCTACATCAGTGAAATGATGCAAGCGAAAGGACAAGAAGAGCTTATCAAGCAGTACAATATGGCTCCCTTCGATATTCAGGTACTGGGCAAAACCAGGACATTTTGTGAGAAGGTGATGGGATTAGTTCGTTTCTCAAGATCACCCGACCCGATCAACGACCTGCGTAACAAAATTCGCCACGTATACGACTTGCATCAAATGCTGAAGGATGCGGAAGTCATGAGTTTCTTCAACAGCAGCGATTTTGACGAGATGCTTATCAAAGTGGGACGTGATGATATGGTGGGATACAAAAACAACAACGATTGGATACCGGAACACCCAGCCGCGGCCATGATATTTGCCCGCCCTAATGATACCTGGAAGCAACTCAGTACTACCTATAATACCAGTTTCCGAGAGTTGGTGACTGGCGAGTTGCCACCAGAAGAAGCGTTAGTCGTTACGCTAAAAATGGTGGAAGAACGCCTTCAACAAGTAGCTTGGAATATCGGTTGA
- a CDS encoding DUF6088 family protein, translating into MNQTRMSVAEKIQKSVIRLREGTTFKYQNLGLAPSEYSAAAKAIERLIRQGIIKRASTGVFYKPKQTAFGELRPREEELLRPYLFEGQKRIAYITGDVLYNRMGLTTQIPKAIKVASRAKRVTTKIGKMSVKPVKSYVDVTNENYRLLEILDALKDFKTIPDLDKRSAIIQLKRMIKTLSASERSQLIKYARKYPPRTRALLGALLTALKKSKETSTLRESLNPLSSYELGIDSTILPSVTQWNID; encoded by the coding sequence ATGAATCAGACACGGATGAGTGTAGCCGAGAAAATACAGAAGAGCGTAATCCGACTAAGAGAAGGTACTACGTTTAAGTATCAAAACCTGGGCCTGGCTCCATCGGAGTACAGCGCGGCCGCGAAGGCCATCGAGCGTCTTATTCGTCAGGGAATTATTAAACGAGCATCCACCGGGGTATTTTATAAGCCTAAGCAAACTGCCTTCGGCGAGCTACGACCCCGCGAGGAGGAGCTTCTGCGACCTTATTTGTTTGAGGGGCAGAAGCGTATTGCTTACATTACCGGAGACGTACTCTACAATCGGATGGGATTGACTACGCAAATTCCTAAGGCAATAAAGGTAGCCAGTAGAGCCAAACGAGTAACGACCAAGATTGGTAAGATGTCAGTCAAACCCGTAAAAAGTTACGTAGACGTAACCAACGAAAACTATCGTCTACTGGAGATACTGGATGCCCTGAAAGACTTCAAGACGATACCTGATCTAGATAAAAGGTCAGCGATTATCCAACTCAAGCGTATGATTAAAACACTGAGCGCAAGTGAGCGGTCACAACTGATAAAATACGCCCGTAAGTACCCCCCTCGGACCCGGGCACTTCTCGGAGCACTACTAACCGCATTAAAGAAGAGCAAAGAAACATCTACGCTCAGGGAAAGTCTAAATCCGTTGAGCAGCTACGAACTCGGAATAGATAGTACGATATTGCCATCGGTCACCCAATGGAATATTGACTGA
- a CDS encoding PD-(D/E)XK nuclease-like domain-containing protein — translation MDYYQLPRISNSDLTIAMHIITGTPYEKPETAFRFGGVFHELLLEPEKFRTESCDGLDIPLLYRMYRTVLGNQYCQHLLEDSEKEKVVLWQEPTTRVACKCKLDLVVDRQDSTPLVVDFKTTSARNLPAFLNCCRMYHYDRQMAFYADSINAQRICLIGVSKKAKRLFFVQKCATSPFIVEGRRKYHHLLRKVKELDLYEAIYYARGNESGTYSNNRQPTRNKLKEPSICYLAHP, via the coding sequence ATGGATTACTATCAACTCCCCCGCATTAGCAACAGCGATTTGACCATTGCGATGCACATCATAACCGGAACTCCTTACGAAAAACCTGAAACGGCTTTCCGTTTTGGCGGAGTGTTTCACGAACTGTTACTGGAGCCGGAAAAATTCCGTACCGAAAGCTGCGATGGACTGGATATTCCGTTACTCTATCGGATGTACCGCACCGTATTAGGTAATCAGTATTGCCAGCATCTATTGGAAGATAGCGAAAAAGAAAAGGTCGTGCTATGGCAGGAGCCGACTACGAGGGTCGCTTGTAAGTGTAAACTGGACTTGGTGGTTGACCGACAGGATAGCACTCCGCTAGTGGTTGATTTTAAGACGACCTCCGCTCGGAACCTACCGGCATTTCTGAACTGCTGTCGGATGTATCACTACGACCGGCAGATGGCATTCTACGCGGATAGCATCAACGCGCAGCGTATCTGCCTCATCGGGGTGAGCAAGAAAGCCAAGCGTTTGTTCTTTGTCCAAAAGTGCGCGACCAGCCCCTTTATCGTCGAAGGAAGGCGGAAGTACCATCATCTGTTACGGAAGGTGAAAGAACTAGATTTGTACGAAGCCATCTATTACGCTCGGGGTAATGAAAGTGGCACCTACTCCAACAACCGCCAACCCACCCGCAATAAGCTAAAAGAACCATCCATCTGCTACTTGGCTCATCCTTAA